In one window of uncultured Sphaerochaeta sp. DNA:
- the cas2 gene encoding CRISPR-associated endonuclease Cas2, which produces MLVLVSYDVKVASSGGAKRLRQVAKECTNFGQRVQYSVFECVINPAQWVDLKHRLEKIINPSIDSLRFYYLGSNWKRKVEHIGAKETLDIDAPIII; this is translated from the coding sequence ATGTTGGTATTGGTGAGTTACGATGTTAAGGTTGCTAGTAGTGGTGGAGCAAAAAGACTAAGACAAGTTGCAAAAGAATGCACAAATTTCGGGCAACGTGTTCAGTACTCTGTTTTTGAGTGTGTTATTAATCCTGCACAATGGGTGGATCTTAAGCATAGATTGGAAAAAATTATTAACCCCTCAATTGATAGTCTTAGATTCTATTATCTAGGCTCAAACTGGAAACGAAAAGTTGAACATATAGGCGCAAAAGAGACTTTGGATATTGATGCTCCTATCATTATATAA
- the cas1c gene encoding type I-C CRISPR-associated endonuclease Cas1c — protein sequence MLNTLYVTTQGSYIHKDNETIVVEANREKILQLPIHTIGSIVCFGNVLCSPFLLGFCAERDISISFLTEHGKFLASSRSPVSGNVLLRRNQYRFADSEDKSFDIAKNIVLGKIINSKVVLNRAIRDHGTKIDVQKLKESTQGLDRLLEKVAVINTLDELRGHEGQAAAIYFNGFSQMIVSQQGDFPFMGRNRRPPTDAVNALLSYIYTIVSHDVRSALETVGLDPSVGFLHRDRPGRYGLALDLMEEFRPFIADRLVLSLINRRQVQKRDFTQALTQSVTMDDKARKTLLVSYQERKQEKIYHPYIKEEVPIGLLFFIQATLLARYIRGDIDGYPPFIWR from the coding sequence ATGCTCAACACTTTGTATGTAACAACACAGGGCTCCTATATCCATAAGGATAATGAGACAATTGTTGTTGAAGCTAACCGTGAAAAAATATTACAACTACCAATCCATACTATTGGAAGCATTGTATGTTTTGGTAATGTGCTTTGTTCTCCGTTTCTTCTTGGCTTCTGTGCAGAACGTGATATATCTATTTCGTTTCTCACAGAACACGGCAAGTTCTTGGCTTCTTCAAGGTCTCCTGTGTCAGGCAATGTGTTATTGAGGAGAAATCAATATCGATTCGCCGATTCTGAAGATAAATCATTCGATATTGCTAAGAATATTGTCCTAGGAAAAATTATTAACAGTAAAGTGGTGCTCAATAGGGCAATACGTGATCATGGTACAAAAATAGATGTACAAAAATTAAAAGAATCTACTCAAGGGTTAGATAGGTTACTTGAAAAAGTAGCAGTAATTAATACTCTTGATGAATTGAGAGGACATGAAGGTCAGGCAGCTGCAATTTATTTTAATGGATTCTCTCAAATGATTGTTTCGCAACAGGGAGATTTTCCCTTCATGGGTAGAAATCGCAGACCTCCTACAGATGCAGTTAATGCGCTACTTTCTTATATTTACACGATAGTTTCACATGATGTTCGTTCTGCTTTAGAAACAGTTGGGTTAGATCCGTCTGTTGGTTTTCTCCATCGTGATAGACCTGGTCGCTATGGATTGGCTTTGGACCTGATGGAAGAATTTCGTCCATTTATTGCAGATCGATTAGTGCTATCTCTTATCAATAGACGTCAAGTACAGAAACGGGATTTTACTCAAGCACTAACGCAGAGTGTTACGATGGATGATAAAGCGAGAAAAACGTTATTGGTTTCATATCAGGAACGAAAACAGGAAAAGATTTACCATCCATATATAAAAGAAGAAGTACCAATAGGATTATTGTTTTTTATTCAAGCTACTTTGCTAGCAAGATATATCAGAGGTGATATTGATGGATATCCACCTTTTATTTGGAGATGA